A single genomic interval of Lathyrus oleraceus cultivar Zhongwan6 chromosome 7, CAAS_Psat_ZW6_1.0, whole genome shotgun sequence harbors:
- the LOC127101303 gene encoding serine/threonine-protein phosphatase PP1 has product MDDTLLDDIIRKLVSAKNGRTTKQVNLTEADIRQLCTSAKEIFLSQPNLLELEAPIKICGDVHGQFSDLLRLFEYGGYPPEANYLFLGDYVDRGKQSIETICLLLAYKIKYKENFFLLRGNHECASINRIYGFYDECKRRFNVRLWKTFTDCFNCLPVAALVDEKILCMHGGLSPELKNLDQIRNIARPIDVPDHGLLCDLLWADPDKDLEGWGENDRGVSFTFGADKVAEFLEHHDLDLICRAHQVVEDGYEFFAKRKLVTIFSAPNYCGEFDNAGAMMSVDDTLTCSFQILKSSDKKGKGGFGNNTSRPGTPPHKGGKT; this is encoded by the exons ATGGACGATACGTTGCTTGACGATATCATTCGGAAGCTTGTATCGGCGAAGAACGGTAGAACGACGAAACAAGTGAATCTTACGGAGGCGGATATTCGTCAACTTTGTACTTCGGCGAAGGAGATTTTTCTCAGTCAACCTAATCTTCTTGAGCTTGAAGCTCCTATCAAAATCTGTG GAGACGTCCACGGCCAGTTTTCAGACCTTTTAAGACTGTTCGAATATGGGGGATACCCACCTGAAGCCAATTATTTATTTCTTGGTGATTATGTTGATCGTGGTAAGCAGAGCATAGAGACAATATGCTTACTTCTTGCATACAAAATCAAATACAAGGAGAACTTCTTTCTACTCAGGGGTAACCACGAATGTGCCTCCATCAATCGCATATATGGTTTCTATGATGAGTGCAAGAGGAGGTTCAATGTTCGACTCTGGAAGACATTTACTGATTGCTTTAACTGTTTACCGGTTGCTGCTCTAGTTGATGAGAAGATCCTTTGTATGCATGGTGGTCTCTCTCCCGAACTTAAAAACTTAGATCAGATACGGAATATTGCTCGCCCTATTGATGTGCCAGATCATGGCCTTCTCTGTGACCTTCTCTGGGCTGATCCCGATAAAGATCTCGAGGGATGGGGAGAAAATGATCGAGGTGTGTCATTCACATTTGGGGCTGATAAGGTTGCTGAGTTTCTTGAGCACCATGATCTTGATCTGATTTGTAGAGCTCACCAG GTTGTAGAAGATGGATATGAGTTTTTTGCCAAACGTAAGCTGGTGACTATATTCTCTGCACCAAATTACTGTGGTGAGTTTGATAATGCGGGTGCTATGATGAGTGTGGATGACACATTGACGTGCTCTTTCCAGATACTTAAGTCTTCCGATAAGAAGGGGAAAGGTGGGTTTGGCAATAACACATCAAGACCTGGAACTCCACCTCATAAG GGTGGGAAGACTTAA